From the genome of Streptomyces sp. V1I1, one region includes:
- a CDS encoding aminopeptidase P family protein, whose amino-acid sequence MSTTPAPFTAADYQARMVRAADSAADAGLAGVLVAPGPDLTYLTGYRPAITERLTLLVLAAGQDPVLVVPTLEAPDAERAPGAAALTLRDWTDGKDPYGVTAPLLDVDGRFGISDNAWAMHLLGLQRELPGTSYVSLTEALPMLRAVKDAAELERLAAAGAAADAAYEEILKVRFSGRKETDVAADLAALLKHFGHSQVDFTVVGSGPNGANPHHEAGDRTIEHGDMVVLDFGGLKHGYGSDTSRTVHVGEPGPAEQHIHDVVQEAQRAGVEAVQPGVACQEIDRAAREIIDEAGYGDLFIHRTGHGIGVTTHEPPYMIEGEGRPLVPGMCFSVEPGIYLPGRFGVRIEDIVTVTEDGGRRLNTTSREMAIVE is encoded by the coding sequence ATGTCCACGACGCCCGCGCCCTTCACCGCCGCCGACTACCAGGCCCGGATGGTCCGCGCCGCCGACTCCGCAGCCGACGCGGGGCTCGCCGGAGTGCTGGTCGCGCCCGGCCCCGACCTCACGTACCTCACCGGCTACCGGCCCGCGATCACCGAGCGGCTGACCCTCCTCGTCCTTGCCGCGGGCCAGGACCCGGTCCTCGTCGTCCCCACCCTGGAGGCCCCGGACGCCGAGCGGGCCCCCGGCGCGGCCGCGCTGACCCTGCGGGACTGGACCGACGGCAAGGATCCGTACGGCGTCACCGCTCCCCTGCTCGATGTGGACGGTCGCTTCGGCATCAGCGACAACGCCTGGGCGATGCATCTGCTCGGCCTGCAGAGGGAGCTGCCGGGGACTTCGTACGTATCGCTCACCGAAGCGTTGCCGATGCTACGGGCGGTCAAGGACGCGGCCGAGCTGGAGCGGCTGGCCGCGGCGGGCGCGGCCGCCGACGCGGCGTACGAGGAGATCCTCAAGGTCCGCTTTTCGGGGCGGAAGGAGACGGACGTCGCGGCTGATCTCGCCGCGCTGCTCAAGCACTTCGGCCACTCCCAGGTCGACTTCACCGTCGTCGGCTCCGGCCCGAACGGTGCCAATCCGCACCACGAGGCCGGTGACCGCACCATCGAACACGGCGACATGGTCGTCCTCGACTTCGGCGGCCTCAAGCACGGCTACGGCTCCGACACCTCCCGTACCGTCCATGTCGGTGAGCCGGGCCCCGCCGAGCAGCACATCCATGACGTCGTACAGGAGGCGCAGCGGGCCGGGGTCGAGGCCGTGCAGCCGGGCGTGGCCTGCCAGGAGATCGACCGCGCCGCCCGCGAGATCATCGACGAGGCCGGGTACGGTGACCTGTTCATCCACCGCACCGGCCACGGCATCGGCGTCACCACGCATGAACCGCCGTACATGATCGAGGGCGAGGGGCGGCCGCTGGTGCCCGGGATGTGCTTCTCCGTGGAGCCGGGGATCTATCTCCCCGGGCGCTTCGGCGTCCGTATCGAGGACATCGTCACGGTCACCGAGGACGGCGGCCGCCGCCTGAACACCACCTCACGCGAGATGGCGATCGTGGAGTAG
- a CDS encoding aldo/keto reductase produces the protein MRQRNLGRTGLRVSELCLGTMSFADDASGHRILDAFIEAGGTFIDTADMYERGGSEEILGRWLKGRRRDDLVVATKVWGRMGDAPNDGGLSRKHIVAAVEASLRRLGTDYIDLYQTHVWDPTTPIEETLATLDTLVKAGKVRYVGASNVSASQLQRSLDMARHRGWEPYVCLQPLYNLLRRELEWELAPLCEAEGVGVIPWSPLSGGWLTGKYRRGMESVPADSREARFQERSGNEGWRERDTEDTWRVLDALHEVADEAGRTPSQVALRWLAERPAVTAPIIGPRTAEQLTDNLGAVGWELTADQTAKLDAASARPLPYPYDMLARHSHHDPR, from the coding sequence ATGAGGCAACGGAATCTGGGCAGGACAGGTCTGCGCGTCAGCGAGCTCTGTCTCGGCACGATGAGCTTCGCCGACGACGCGAGCGGACATCGCATCCTCGACGCCTTCATCGAGGCGGGCGGCACCTTCATCGACACCGCCGACATGTACGAGCGCGGCGGCTCGGAGGAGATCCTGGGCCGCTGGCTCAAGGGGCGCAGGCGCGACGACCTGGTCGTCGCGACCAAGGTGTGGGGACGGATGGGCGACGCCCCCAACGACGGCGGGCTGAGCCGCAAGCACATCGTGGCAGCCGTGGAGGCGAGCCTGCGCCGTCTCGGCACGGACTACATCGATCTGTACCAGACGCATGTATGGGATCCGACGACGCCGATCGAGGAGACCCTCGCCACGCTCGACACCCTCGTGAAGGCCGGCAAGGTCCGCTATGTGGGCGCCAGCAATGTGTCCGCCTCCCAGTTGCAGCGCTCCCTCGATATGGCCCGGCACCGTGGGTGGGAGCCCTATGTGTGTCTCCAGCCGCTCTACAACCTGCTGCGCCGCGAGTTGGAGTGGGAGCTGGCGCCTCTGTGCGAGGCCGAGGGCGTCGGCGTCATTCCGTGGAGCCCGCTGTCGGGCGGCTGGCTGACCGGCAAGTACCGGCGCGGCATGGAGTCCGTGCCGGCCGACTCCCGGGAGGCCCGGTTCCAGGAGCGGTCGGGGAACGAGGGCTGGCGCGAGCGGGACACCGAGGACACCTGGCGGGTGCTGGACGCGCTGCACGAGGTGGCCGACGAGGCGGGCCGTACGCCGTCGCAGGTGGCGCTGCGCTGGCTGGCGGAGCGGCCGGCGGTGACCGCGCCCATCATCGGGCCGCGTACGGCCGAGCAGCTGACGGACAATCTGGGCGCGGTCGGCTGGGAGCTGACGGCGGACCAGACCGCGAAGCTGGACGCGGCGAGCGCGCGCCCGTTGCCGTATCCGTACGACATGCTGGCGCGCCACAGCCACCACGACCCGCGCTAG